The following are encoded in a window of Anser cygnoides isolate HZ-2024a breed goose chromosome 33, Taihu_goose_T2T_genome, whole genome shotgun sequence genomic DNA:
- the CGN gene encoding cingulin isoform X1: MLAGSEALAAVRLRRSAGAREAAGADPGCGTHPGSARCVPPASRLRRVRRTSGRWVSRTSGRTAVLRPGMDWPASADMAEKQNPVDYGVQIRFINDLQEPKKPPKARAKPGSYGVAVRVQGIAGQPFVVLNSGEKGGDSFGVQIKSEGAYTGPAAGPRPPELPPGSVSPDSELPENPYVRRQPSWSTSDEEPGGGVPAPPRHKPPAKRPPREELRRTQSHGNLLTADDDEGSFAPGPPRGQPGGAHQPRALSGTRSSSMLSVAGPPRPAQGEASGFGAAIREPSSDSEAPGRRRPGDADGSDIDTKPLSSVDSLISKFDGKVQQRGRAARRGRIPSEERKRSQSLDGRVSRRAVPDGRELSGAQRGDVRPLPSVPTGSLGREQGARPAEEGAARSQRANRGTEEPPTERLQSKARAELQFKSTPDLLRDQREVAQPGSSEHTKELIYSILKEGSRDSETSLKRKTTLVFEKVQELTVPAKDAACSQPQHGELARKVEELQEQLDKETKLRQKLELTRDPARSGAARALEARLQEAEEESQRLRGALEKKGQELQRSLQELAEAKAARGRAETRLGEREEQLAAMREELGRLREGSGASPDREALYKELLETREELEEALSSKQRQEEHLRLRERELTALKGALKEEVASHDKELDRVRQQYQSDMDQLRRSMEDISQDQANLESEKQKISAVVRNLQRELEESAEETGHWRDMFQKNKDELRTTKQELLQVKLEREEFEEELRELRERFSAVREEADQARSSALDPGELEALRKELRQAQEAQRELAAEKQEQDELLRQRERELQALQGTMREEASSRDGAIERYRRDLQQLQKERDEAVKEKASLESERESSEQARKAVESTLRELQEQKDDLRRKVLGMETQLKEYERMGESWEGSQARLKEKVTKLEAERRQMEESLGESTDREQELLMAKRSLETRLDEAQRSLARLTQEHQELSTSYQEEQRQKEQLKRAKSELEEQKRLLDRTTEKLNKELEQMTEESNSSLAVLKSQLEEFKEKSRKEITDSQKQAKDRGAEVEKMQFSMGRLQDEVTRLKQALQDSQAERESALLDKEVLLQRLHNLEQEADAKRRSQDDRSRQVKALEEKSKRLEVELDEERSTVELLTERVNRSRDQIDQLRAELLQERSSRQDLECDKVSLERQNKELKSRLASSEGLQKPSGNVSQLEARVEELQDKLQAEEREKNVLLSSTRKLERKVKELTIQIDDERQHVSDQKDQLSLRVKALKRQVDEAEEEIERLEAARKKAQRELEEQHELNEQLQARIKTLEKEAWRKAARSAAESSLQDDALSSDEELDSAYGPSSIASLLNEANLQTSSC, encoded by the exons ATGCTGGCGGGCTCCGAGGCGCTCGCTGCAGTGAGGCTGCGGCGCTCCGCGGGCGCCCGGGAGGCAGCGGGAGCGGATCCTGGCTGCGGAACCCACCCGGGCTCTGCGCGCTGCGTCCCCCCCGCGTCCCGGCTGCGAAGGGTGCGCAGGACGAGCGGCCGGTGGGTGAGCAGGACGAGCGGCCG gACCGCGGTGCTGAGACCCGGCATGGACTGGCCGGCGAGCGCGGACATGGCGGAGAAGCAGAACCCGGTGGACTACGGCGTCCAGATCCGCTTCATCAATGACCTGCAGGAGCCCAAGAAACCCCCCAAGGCGCGGGCCAAGCCGGGCTCCTACGGGGTGGCGGTGCGCGTGCAGGGCATCGCCGGGCAGCCCTTCGTCGTCCTCAACAGCGGCGAGAAGGGCGGTGATTCCTTCGGGGTGCAGATCAAAAGCGAGGGTGCCTAcaccggccccgccgccggcccccggccccccgagCTGCCCCCCGGCTCCGTCAGTCCCGACTCGGAGCTGCCGGAGAACCCCTACGTGCGCCGGCAGCCCTCCTGGAGCACCTCGGACGAGGAGCCCGGTGGCGGGGTCCCGGCACCCCCCCGGCACAAGCCCCCCGCCAAGCGGCCGCCCAGGGAGGAGCTGCGGAGGACGCAGTCCCACGGCAATCTGCTCACCGCCGACGATGACGAGGGGTCCTtcgcccccggcccgccgcggGGGCAGCCCGGCGGCGCCCACCAGCCCCGGGCTCTGTCCGgcaccagaagcagcagcatgctgAGCGTCGCCGGGCCGCCCCGGCCGGCACAGGGCGAAGCGTCCGGCTTTGGGGCTGCCATCAGGGAGCCCTCCTCGGACTCAGAGGCCCCGGGGCGCCGGCGGCCGGGGGATGCTGATGGCAGCGACATAGACACCAAGCCGCTCTCCTCGGTGGACTCGCTCATCAGCAAATTTGACGGGAAGGTGCAGCAGAGGGGCCGGGCGGCCCGGAGGGGCCGCATCCCCTCGGAGGAGAGGAAGCGCTCGCAGAGCCTCGATGGCCGCGTCTCTCGCCGTGCCGTGCCGGACGGCCGGGAGCTGAGCGGTGCCCAGCGCGGGGACGTTCGCCCCCTGCCCTCGGTGCCCACCGGCAGCCTGGGCCGGGAGCAGGGAGCCAGGCCGGCGGAGGAAGGGGCGGCGAGGAGCCAGCGGGCGAACCGGGGCACGGAGGAGCCCCCGACCGAGCGGCTGCAAAGCAAAGCccgggcagagctgcag TTCAAATCCACCCCGGACCTGCTGCGGGACCAGCGGGAGGTGgcccagcctggcagcagcgAGCACACCAAGGAGCTCATCTACAGCATCCTGAAGGAGGG GAGCAGAGACAGCGAGACCTCCCTGAAGAGGAAAACCACCCTGGTGTTCGAGAAGGTGCAGGAGCTGACG GTGCCTGCCAAGGACGCGgcgtgctcccagccccagcatggGGAGCTGGCCAGGAaggtggaggagctgcaggagcaactCGACAAGGAGACGAAG CTCCGCCAGAAGCTGGAGCTGACGAGGGACCCGGCCCGGAGCGGCGCCGCGCGGGCACTGGAGGCCcggctgcaggaggctgaggaggagaGCCAGCGCCTGCGGGGGGCCCTGGAGAAGAaaggccaggagctgcagaggagcTTGCAGGA GCTGGCCGAGGCGAAGGCAGCCCGGGGACGGGCGGAAACCCGGCTGGGCGAGCGCGAGGAGCAGCTGGCGGCGATGCGTGAGGAGCTCGGCCGCCTGCGTGAAGGCTCCGGGGCATCTCCGGACAGGGAAGCCTTGTACAAG gagctgctggagacccgcgaggagctggaggaggcgCTGAGCTCCAAGCAGCGGCAGGAGGAGCACCTGCGGCTGCGGGAGCGGGAGCTGACGGCGCTGAAGGGGGCCCTGAAGGAGGAGGTGGCGAGCCACGACAAGGAGCTCGACCGCGTCCGGCAGCAGTACCAGAGCGACATGGACCAGCTGCGGCGCAGCATGGAGGACATCTCGCAG GATCAGGCCAACCTGGAGTCGGAGAAGCAGAAGATCAGCGCCGTGGTGAGGAACCTGCAgcgggagctggaggagagcgCGGAGGAGACGGGGCACTGGCGGGACATGTTCCAGAAGAACAAGGACGAGCTCCGCACCACGAAGCAGGA gctgctgcaggtgaAGCTGGAGCGGGAGGAGTTCGAGGAGGAGCTGCGGGAGCTGCGGGAGCGCTTCTCAGCCGTGCGGGAGGAGGCGGACCAGGCGCGGAGCAGTGCGCTGGACCCTGGCGAGCTGGAGGCGCTCAGGAAG gagCTGCGCCAGGCCCAGGAGGCGCAGCGGGAGCTGGCGGCAgagaagcaggagcaggacGAGCTGCTGcggcagcgggagcgggagctgcaggccctgcagggCACCATGCGGGAGGAGGCGTCCAGCCGCGACGGGGCCATCGAGCGGTACCGCAgggacctgcagcagctccagaagGAGCGGGACGAGGCCGTGAAG GAGAAGGCTTCCCTGGAGAGCGAGAGGGAGTCCTCGGAGCAGGCGAGGAAGGCGGTGGAGTCCACCCtgcgggagctgcaggagcagaaggaCGACCTGAGGAGGAAGGTCCTGGGCATGGAAACGCAGCTGAAGGAGTACGAGCGCATGGGCGAGAGCTGGGAGGGCTCCCAGGCCCGGCTCAAGGAGAAGGTCACCAAACTGGAG GCGGAGCGCAGGCAGATGGAGGAGTCGCTGGGGGAATCCACGGAccgggagcaggagctgctgatgGCCAAGCGGTCGCTGGAGACGCGCTTGGACGAGGCGCAGCGGAGCCTGGCCCGGCTGACGCAGGAGCACCAGGAGCTGAGCACCTCCTaccaggaggagcagaggcagaaggagcagctgaagcGTGCCAAGAGCgagctggaggagcagaagCGGCTGCTCGACCGGACCACGGAGAAGCTGAACAAAGAG CTGGAGCAAATGACGGAGGAGTCGAACAGCTCGCTGGCCGTGCTCAAGTCGCAGCTGGAGGAGTTCAAGGAGAAGTCGCGGAAGGAGATCACGGACTCCCAGAAACAAGCTAAGGACCGGGGTGCCGAGGTGGAGAAGATGCAGTTCAGCATGGGCCGGCTGCAGGACGAG GTGACCCGGCTGAAGCAGGCGCTGCAGGACAGCCAGGCGGAGCGGGAGAGCGCGCTGCTGGACaaggaggtgctgctgcagcgcctgcaCAACCTGGAGCAGGAGGCCGATGCCAAGAGGCGCTCCCAGGACGACCGCTCCCGGCAGGTCAAGGCGCTGGAG GAGAAGTCCAAGCGCCTGGAGGTGGAGCTGGACGAGGAGAGGAGCACGGTGGAGCTGCTGACAGAGCGGGTCAACCGCAGCAGAGACCAG atCGACCAGCTgcgggcagagctgctgcaggagcgcTCCAGCCGGCAGGACCTGGAGTGCGACAAGGTCTCGCTGGAGCGGCAG AACAAGGAGCTGAAGAGCCGCTTGGCCAGCTCCGAGGGCCTGCAGAAGCCCAGCGGCAACGTCTCGCAGCTGGAGGCGCgggtggaggagctgcaggacaaGCTGCAGGCGGAGGAGAG GGAGAAGAACGTCCTGCTGTCCTCCACCCGCAAGCTGGAGCGCAAGGTGAAGGAGCTGACGATCCAGATCGACGACGAGCGGCAGCACGTCAGCGACCAGAAGGACcag CTGAGCCTGCGGGTGAAGGCCCTGAAGCGCCAGGTGGACGAGGCCGAGGAGGAGATCGAGCGGCTGGAGGCCGCTCGCAAGAAGGCGCagcgggagctggaggagcagcacgAGCTCAACGAGCAGCTGCAGGCCCGCATCAAGACGCTGGAGAAAGAGGCCTG GCGCAAGGCCGCCCGCTCGGCCGCCGAGTCCTCGCTGCAGGACGACGCGCTCAGCTCGGACGAGGAGCTGGACAGCGCCTACGGGCCCTCCTCCATCGCCTCGCTGCTCAACGAGGCCAACCTCCAGACCAGCTCCTGCTGA
- the CGN gene encoding cingulin isoform X2, with protein MDWPASADMAEKQNPVDYGVQIRFINDLQEPKKPPKARAKPGSYGVAVRVQGIAGQPFVVLNSGEKGGDSFGVQIKSEGAYTGPAAGPRPPELPPGSVSPDSELPENPYVRRQPSWSTSDEEPGGGVPAPPRHKPPAKRPPREELRRTQSHGNLLTADDDEGSFAPGPPRGQPGGAHQPRALSGTRSSSMLSVAGPPRPAQGEASGFGAAIREPSSDSEAPGRRRPGDADGSDIDTKPLSSVDSLISKFDGKVQQRGRAARRGRIPSEERKRSQSLDGRVSRRAVPDGRELSGAQRGDVRPLPSVPTGSLGREQGARPAEEGAARSQRANRGTEEPPTERLQSKARAELQFKSTPDLLRDQREVAQPGSSEHTKELIYSILKEGSRDSETSLKRKTTLVFEKVQELTVPAKDAACSQPQHGELARKVEELQEQLDKETKLRQKLELTRDPARSGAARALEARLQEAEEESQRLRGALEKKGQELQRSLQELAEAKAARGRAETRLGEREEQLAAMREELGRLREGSGASPDREALYKELLETREELEEALSSKQRQEEHLRLRERELTALKGALKEEVASHDKELDRVRQQYQSDMDQLRRSMEDISQDQANLESEKQKISAVVRNLQRELEESAEETGHWRDMFQKNKDELRTTKQELLQVKLEREEFEEELRELRERFSAVREEADQARSSALDPGELEALRKELRQAQEAQRELAAEKQEQDELLRQRERELQALQGTMREEASSRDGAIERYRRDLQQLQKERDEAVKEKASLESERESSEQARKAVESTLRELQEQKDDLRRKVLGMETQLKEYERMGESWEGSQARLKEKVTKLEAERRQMEESLGESTDREQELLMAKRSLETRLDEAQRSLARLTQEHQELSTSYQEEQRQKEQLKRAKSELEEQKRLLDRTTEKLNKELEQMTEESNSSLAVLKSQLEEFKEKSRKEITDSQKQAKDRGAEVEKMQFSMGRLQDEVTRLKQALQDSQAERESALLDKEVLLQRLHNLEQEADAKRRSQDDRSRQVKALEEKSKRLEVELDEERSTVELLTERVNRSRDQIDQLRAELLQERSSRQDLECDKVSLERQNKELKSRLASSEGLQKPSGNVSQLEARVEELQDKLQAEEREKNVLLSSTRKLERKVKELTIQIDDERQHVSDQKDQLSLRVKALKRQVDEAEEEIERLEAARKKAQRELEEQHELNEQLQARIKTLEKEAWRKAARSAAESSLQDDALSSDEELDSAYGPSSIASLLNEANLQTSSC; from the exons ATGGACTGGCCGGCGAGCGCGGACATGGCGGAGAAGCAGAACCCGGTGGACTACGGCGTCCAGATCCGCTTCATCAATGACCTGCAGGAGCCCAAGAAACCCCCCAAGGCGCGGGCCAAGCCGGGCTCCTACGGGGTGGCGGTGCGCGTGCAGGGCATCGCCGGGCAGCCCTTCGTCGTCCTCAACAGCGGCGAGAAGGGCGGTGATTCCTTCGGGGTGCAGATCAAAAGCGAGGGTGCCTAcaccggccccgccgccggcccccggccccccgagCTGCCCCCCGGCTCCGTCAGTCCCGACTCGGAGCTGCCGGAGAACCCCTACGTGCGCCGGCAGCCCTCCTGGAGCACCTCGGACGAGGAGCCCGGTGGCGGGGTCCCGGCACCCCCCCGGCACAAGCCCCCCGCCAAGCGGCCGCCCAGGGAGGAGCTGCGGAGGACGCAGTCCCACGGCAATCTGCTCACCGCCGACGATGACGAGGGGTCCTtcgcccccggcccgccgcggGGGCAGCCCGGCGGCGCCCACCAGCCCCGGGCTCTGTCCGgcaccagaagcagcagcatgctgAGCGTCGCCGGGCCGCCCCGGCCGGCACAGGGCGAAGCGTCCGGCTTTGGGGCTGCCATCAGGGAGCCCTCCTCGGACTCAGAGGCCCCGGGGCGCCGGCGGCCGGGGGATGCTGATGGCAGCGACATAGACACCAAGCCGCTCTCCTCGGTGGACTCGCTCATCAGCAAATTTGACGGGAAGGTGCAGCAGAGGGGCCGGGCGGCCCGGAGGGGCCGCATCCCCTCGGAGGAGAGGAAGCGCTCGCAGAGCCTCGATGGCCGCGTCTCTCGCCGTGCCGTGCCGGACGGCCGGGAGCTGAGCGGTGCCCAGCGCGGGGACGTTCGCCCCCTGCCCTCGGTGCCCACCGGCAGCCTGGGCCGGGAGCAGGGAGCCAGGCCGGCGGAGGAAGGGGCGGCGAGGAGCCAGCGGGCGAACCGGGGCACGGAGGAGCCCCCGACCGAGCGGCTGCAAAGCAAAGCccgggcagagctgcag TTCAAATCCACCCCGGACCTGCTGCGGGACCAGCGGGAGGTGgcccagcctggcagcagcgAGCACACCAAGGAGCTCATCTACAGCATCCTGAAGGAGGG GAGCAGAGACAGCGAGACCTCCCTGAAGAGGAAAACCACCCTGGTGTTCGAGAAGGTGCAGGAGCTGACG GTGCCTGCCAAGGACGCGgcgtgctcccagccccagcatggGGAGCTGGCCAGGAaggtggaggagctgcaggagcaactCGACAAGGAGACGAAG CTCCGCCAGAAGCTGGAGCTGACGAGGGACCCGGCCCGGAGCGGCGCCGCGCGGGCACTGGAGGCCcggctgcaggaggctgaggaggagaGCCAGCGCCTGCGGGGGGCCCTGGAGAAGAaaggccaggagctgcagaggagcTTGCAGGA GCTGGCCGAGGCGAAGGCAGCCCGGGGACGGGCGGAAACCCGGCTGGGCGAGCGCGAGGAGCAGCTGGCGGCGATGCGTGAGGAGCTCGGCCGCCTGCGTGAAGGCTCCGGGGCATCTCCGGACAGGGAAGCCTTGTACAAG gagctgctggagacccgcgaggagctggaggaggcgCTGAGCTCCAAGCAGCGGCAGGAGGAGCACCTGCGGCTGCGGGAGCGGGAGCTGACGGCGCTGAAGGGGGCCCTGAAGGAGGAGGTGGCGAGCCACGACAAGGAGCTCGACCGCGTCCGGCAGCAGTACCAGAGCGACATGGACCAGCTGCGGCGCAGCATGGAGGACATCTCGCAG GATCAGGCCAACCTGGAGTCGGAGAAGCAGAAGATCAGCGCCGTGGTGAGGAACCTGCAgcgggagctggaggagagcgCGGAGGAGACGGGGCACTGGCGGGACATGTTCCAGAAGAACAAGGACGAGCTCCGCACCACGAAGCAGGA gctgctgcaggtgaAGCTGGAGCGGGAGGAGTTCGAGGAGGAGCTGCGGGAGCTGCGGGAGCGCTTCTCAGCCGTGCGGGAGGAGGCGGACCAGGCGCGGAGCAGTGCGCTGGACCCTGGCGAGCTGGAGGCGCTCAGGAAG gagCTGCGCCAGGCCCAGGAGGCGCAGCGGGAGCTGGCGGCAgagaagcaggagcaggacGAGCTGCTGcggcagcgggagcgggagctgcaggccctgcagggCACCATGCGGGAGGAGGCGTCCAGCCGCGACGGGGCCATCGAGCGGTACCGCAgggacctgcagcagctccagaagGAGCGGGACGAGGCCGTGAAG GAGAAGGCTTCCCTGGAGAGCGAGAGGGAGTCCTCGGAGCAGGCGAGGAAGGCGGTGGAGTCCACCCtgcgggagctgcaggagcagaaggaCGACCTGAGGAGGAAGGTCCTGGGCATGGAAACGCAGCTGAAGGAGTACGAGCGCATGGGCGAGAGCTGGGAGGGCTCCCAGGCCCGGCTCAAGGAGAAGGTCACCAAACTGGAG GCGGAGCGCAGGCAGATGGAGGAGTCGCTGGGGGAATCCACGGAccgggagcaggagctgctgatgGCCAAGCGGTCGCTGGAGACGCGCTTGGACGAGGCGCAGCGGAGCCTGGCCCGGCTGACGCAGGAGCACCAGGAGCTGAGCACCTCCTaccaggaggagcagaggcagaaggagcagctgaagcGTGCCAAGAGCgagctggaggagcagaagCGGCTGCTCGACCGGACCACGGAGAAGCTGAACAAAGAG CTGGAGCAAATGACGGAGGAGTCGAACAGCTCGCTGGCCGTGCTCAAGTCGCAGCTGGAGGAGTTCAAGGAGAAGTCGCGGAAGGAGATCACGGACTCCCAGAAACAAGCTAAGGACCGGGGTGCCGAGGTGGAGAAGATGCAGTTCAGCATGGGCCGGCTGCAGGACGAG GTGACCCGGCTGAAGCAGGCGCTGCAGGACAGCCAGGCGGAGCGGGAGAGCGCGCTGCTGGACaaggaggtgctgctgcagcgcctgcaCAACCTGGAGCAGGAGGCCGATGCCAAGAGGCGCTCCCAGGACGACCGCTCCCGGCAGGTCAAGGCGCTGGAG GAGAAGTCCAAGCGCCTGGAGGTGGAGCTGGACGAGGAGAGGAGCACGGTGGAGCTGCTGACAGAGCGGGTCAACCGCAGCAGAGACCAG atCGACCAGCTgcgggcagagctgctgcaggagcgcTCCAGCCGGCAGGACCTGGAGTGCGACAAGGTCTCGCTGGAGCGGCAG AACAAGGAGCTGAAGAGCCGCTTGGCCAGCTCCGAGGGCCTGCAGAAGCCCAGCGGCAACGTCTCGCAGCTGGAGGCGCgggtggaggagctgcaggacaaGCTGCAGGCGGAGGAGAG GGAGAAGAACGTCCTGCTGTCCTCCACCCGCAAGCTGGAGCGCAAGGTGAAGGAGCTGACGATCCAGATCGACGACGAGCGGCAGCACGTCAGCGACCAGAAGGACcag CTGAGCCTGCGGGTGAAGGCCCTGAAGCGCCAGGTGGACGAGGCCGAGGAGGAGATCGAGCGGCTGGAGGCCGCTCGCAAGAAGGCGCagcgggagctggaggagcagcacgAGCTCAACGAGCAGCTGCAGGCCCGCATCAAGACGCTGGAGAAAGAGGCCTG GCGCAAGGCCGCCCGCTCGGCCGCCGAGTCCTCGCTGCAGGACGACGCGCTCAGCTCGGACGAGGAGCTGGACAGCGCCTACGGGCCCTCCTCCATCGCCTCGCTGCTCAACGAGGCCAACCTCCAGACCAGCTCCTGCTGA